Part of the Xylanivirga thermophila genome is shown below.
GAAGGGGATGTTTAACGGTTTTATCCCGCTAAACATCCCCTTTCTGATGGTATTGGCAAATATAAAAGCTAAATTAGTGTGAATTTCTATAGCTACCTGGCGTCTGACTGGTGACCCTTTTAAATACCTCATAGAAAAATTTTATATCATTAAATCCAACTTCATGGGCTATGTCAATGACTTTCATATCTGTTGTCTTGAGCAATTTGCATGCTTCATCTATTCTCAGTTTTTGGACGAAATCAGAGAAGTTTATGCCGGTTGTTTCTTTGAAGAGTGTGCTGAAATAGTTTTTACTTATGAAGGATTTCATAGCAAGCTCTTCGAGTTTTATATCAGAATTATAGTTTTCTTTTAGGTATTCTATTGCACTCTCTACTATTTTTTTGTTTTTTAGAGATATATGCTTTTTATCTTCATTATCTATATATCTGAATATCTTGATTATAAGCTCAATTAAATAGGCCCTGATTATATCCATATATCCCTTTTGCCTAAGGTTATATTCAGAATACATTTTGCTGAATATGCCACCAATTTCATTAAAGGCTGCCCCTTTAAGATGTAGATCGGGTGAAGGGGCGTAGTCATCAGGAAATAATGATTTAAACAAAAATGAAGATGTAATATTCTCAAAATGTTTTGCCTCTAAAAGCGAAACATCTAGAAATTCAGGCATAAAGGCACAATTATATACTATAGGAACTTTCTTGCTATTTGGGTCTGAGAAAAAACCATGTTCCATATCATAATTTATGATAAAAAGATCCCCTTCGGAAACCTTATATTCATAGTCACCTATAATATGGATACCATTGCCGGAAATAACATAGGCAATCTCTATAAAATCATGTTTATGCATGATACCACAATATTTTTCAAGCTCCGTGGATTTATTTATGTAAACAAGTTCACTTTCTCTAAAAATCGTACATCCTTCAAGGGTATTATAAGTTTGACTATTCATATTCATCTCTCCAATTTCAGA
Proteins encoded:
- a CDS encoding helix-turn-helix domain-containing protein, yielding MNSQTYNTLEGCTIFRESELVYINKSTELEKYCGIMHKHDFIEIAYVISGNGIHIIGDYEYKVSEGDLFIINYDMEHGFFSDPNSKKVPIVYNCAFMPEFLDVSLLEAKHFENITSSFLFKSLFPDDYAPSPDLHLKGAAFNEIGGIFSKMYSEYNLRQKGYMDIIRAYLIELIIKIFRYIDNEDKKHISLKNKKIVESAIEYLKENYNSDIKLEELAMKSFISKNYFSTLFKETTGINFSDFVQKLRIDEACKLLKTTDMKVIDIAHEVGFNDIKFFYEVFKRVTSQTPGSYRNSH